The genomic window CCAGACTACCACCAACAAAGTTATCATCATCAAGGTCAATCTTTACAAGTAAACCGTGCAGTTGCCTTCCCAAATTTAAGCTTCCTAGCTGAGTAGACATGCCGATAATGCTGCACAACGTTAACCGGTTCGGCATGATTCCCGTAGATAGCATGCTAAGGAATACACATATTGCTTCCTGAAACTCTGAGTTCTTCACATAGCCAGCTATAATGTTGTCCCAATAAGCAGAATTCCTATCAATGTTTCTCCCGGATAAGTTGCAGAAATCCCATTCCTCAGCTAAAACCACACGACGATCCTCTTCGGTTTCGCAGACGTGACTTCCTTGCATGTACTGAATAGGAAAACCGCAAGCACCCACGTCCCGCGCAGGAGTTTCGTCGAACAGTTTGTGCACGTAACCATGATGCTTAGCACTAAAGGAAGACAACTTGCCTATGCTGCGATGAACATCGAGTGGACCTTGATGAAGGAACAGAGACGGTTGGGTGCAGAATCCGATACTCAACATGATGTCCCAATATGAGCTTTCATTCCTTTGTCGTTTCCCCAGTTATATTTTCCACGAATTTCAGCTGCAGCAACTGCATCTCTTTCTGCAATTTTGAGTCCCCAAATAAGAACCCAACTCAAACATGATACTGTAAAGTCGCCAAATAAGAACCAACTCCAACACGATCCTGTAAAAAAACCACTAGGAGTCTAGGATAGGTTTTCTCACTCTTGTAGCTAATCTCAATACAACACCCACATTGTTTTGGTGAAATTTCCTATCTGACGACCCACATTACATTCTGACCCCGGAACAAGAGATACGTATGAGGTCCGTTTGCTGACGTGTCAAGAAAGTAAAGATTAACACTGGGAGGGACACCCCAACGCTTCATGAGTCCTCCATTAGTACTTACAGCGTGATTTCAGGATGAGTTGGGGATGCACTACTCCGACGGTTTGCCTTCGTGTGGACGCCACTCGCCGGCATCGCGGACGATACGGCGTCCCTATAAAAGTTAGCCGATTTGAGGCCAAACCGGCCATACAACCCCCTGTATGCTGATCTATTAATTAAAAGGTGATTAGAAATTAATATATTcttttaagttattcatttggaGCCGATGCATCAGTTCTCAACGAAAACGGTTTATTTGTCCAACTATCCTGCATTTCTCAGGACGGTTTTtagcttttgaaattttctagCGTTCGATTCAGTAGTGCTAAAAAGGTTCGGCTCTTCTAGTGATTGGGTTAATTATACCAAGAAAACCAGATGGTGTTATTCCTCCGAAATTGGCTTTTGCTCCAAGCCTAGTCGTCGCTTCGTTCTTCTGACAAATGACAAAAAGGATGTATGTATTGGTCTTTGGACGGCAAGTGCAAAACCCTTTTATCTAAAAGCTTTGACCAATCTGTTAAAGAACCATTGCGGGCATGTACCAACCAAAATAACTTGCACGCACAGATTTCGCACTCATTAATTTGAAAGAAATTACAGCATAATCAAACAGCTAGGGATTGAATTGAAGTTCAAGATGGTGGGATTTCATGCATAGAACACAAAATGACAAGCTTGAGATTAGATTTTTCGCAGAGGCTTTTTTTTTACCAGAAATACCAATTTCACAGGGTGTTCTGATTAGTGTTTGTTTTtctctgaaaagagagagagagagcgagagagccGACAAAATATAAATCCATTGAAAAACAAGTTCTGGTGACAAGGCCTCACCAatcaacaaaagcaacaaaaggaaagaagcggacataagaaaatgagagagagagagagagcatttcGAGTAGCAACTCTGAATTCACATCTCTAAACGATTAAATGTCAAGAACCAAGATGcaattccttcaaaaaagtGAACATGAAAAACTGATGATGGCAATAGCCACGCAACAGTcagaaaactaagaaaaagaAGGAGCACCGAACTTGCTCCCAAACTTCTGCAACGGCAATAGAATTTTTCTTAGCCGGCCTGAGGGCAGAAGGTGATAAGGTACCTCGGCGCCTGGCAGGTGAAGAGGCTCGAGGCATCATCGAAGGCGTAGCTGTAGGCGTGGGGACAGATGGCCTTGAACAGATTCGAAAACAGAGTTGGCCTGCAGCTCTGCGGAGTGGAGTAGCTGCCCGAGCAGCAATACTTGGGCGCCTTCAAAGCCAAGCACGCGCTCTGGCACCCCACCACTCTGCTACCACGCTTCACGGCAAACGTGGACGGGCAGCACGAGTTCAAGTCGGCCTGACACCCGGCCACGCCACATCCACCACCCACCGGAGCCATGGATACCGGCAGGTTGAACCCATCAACCAGACTCACGTCATAGTAGTGCAGCGGCGACTTATCCGTGCCAAATGTCATCTCTAATACCGTCGCCGGCGGTGTGCCTCCTACGCCCTTGCACTGCAACAAGCCCGAGCAATCCCCTGTTTCGCAGGCGCCACGACCTCTCCAGTCGAAGCAGCAACCCTGCCGGCCCCAGATCCTTCCCGACCAGCCTTGTGGCACGTTCACTGAAGTTTGTTGACCTGAAGCCATGTGAAATCCGCCATTTTCCAGTGATGGGTAGCCAGCGCCACCGAGTATGCCCGGCCATACGTCTTCCTTGCAGTTGTTCACTAGTATGAGCTCTATCCCCTCTGTACCACAGTGGAAGAAAACTTACGGTTAGCCAAAAAAGTTACTATACATAATGCAGAAAGCAGGAAGATCTAATATAATCGACTGCATGCCCCGGGTTGTGGGGAGTGATTGCCTGAAGGTAATACAGAATTGCAGAGCAAGAGGAGGAAGCAGAAGGAGAGAAGCGGAAGAGATGACATTGTTGGTGCAGCCTGTTAGCTGTTGTGTACGTGATTAGTGGGCGTAGCGTCATACATAAAGATGAAGGAAGAATCTCGATCCATGGGAAGTAACCAATGGCAGACCGTATAATTCTTGAAGAAATATCATTTAGGGAAACTTTATACATATTTGTAATACATATAATGAGCTATTTTATATGTTACATGTAGAAAGATAACCGCCTCCCACTTAATTTGGATCTCCAGTTACAACTTTTTGCtaccatcattttctttttatgattcaAAAGTGGAGATAGGTTACCTGagatgcttcaattttttttaacaactAAAATAATGCCTAAACGTCCCCCTCTGTCTCCCCTAACGTCCCTTAATCCCACAATGCCTATTTTATCTCCACACCTTTGTTTCCCACTTCAGCTTGTTTTCAGGAGAATCAcgctttccctctctctcccttagcTGATGAAGCTCCCCTGGTGGTTTCGGCCGTTCATGGTTCCATCCATGTCAGTATCGAGCAAAACACTCCTCAGTGATTCTCTTTAATTTGTCCATATTTCGtccaccttttttctttttgaagctTATGCGGAAAAGAGGTATATTAACCGCATTTGATATTTTACAAAACCATCTCACCATAGAGGAAAATGTTCCAATTGTAAAAATACTGTTCTTACTGTTTCGGCTTTATATATGATGCAAATGGTGGAATAcgtcataatattgttgaaaaaatGGCCAAGAAATGTCCGACTCCTTTTCAGTGGGAGGAACGGCACAGAAGAGGATCGTAGCATCCATTTAATTActaaaaggacaaaaatgtGAAGTTCATAAACTCGGATTGTGCAGTTCCTAGCAGGGCACCTCTCACGCCGAGCATGTCTACACAGGTGATGTACCTGGTTCGAGCCCAGAGGTTGAGGTCCCAAATTAGGATCCAATTGTAGGTGATATGGCTCGAGGTAATCCAGATGTCAGACAGGATAAGGTTCCTCTGCACAAGTCTTGAGCAACCAAGGGACAGAGACTTGCATATAGGCCGTCACGGATGACTTCTTAAGATTCTTTTGGTCCCCATCAATATTTTAGGTCCACGCATATAGTATTTTCTTATCCATTAAttgtttggattttttttatttgttttggatCTCTATATCAGATCCGTTTTGCTTTAGTCCTCTACTTATATGTGATTACGCCCTCATTTGAGACGGTGATCATTAATTGAAGtacctgtttctttcttttatcctTCGTTATTCTTTTCgtttttgtatattttcttcACTAATTTACGTTTCCCAAGTATGATTGTGCAAGGGTTAGGGCAATCCTTTGCATCAACCTCTTCAGGTTTTCCCAACCCAACCAAAAATAAACGGTCTCGCACAAGCTTTTTATTTCCCGTTGTAGTGTCGGCTATGCagtatctagagagagagagagagaccacaaATTGCCTTGGCTTCTTACACTTTAAAGATTAAAGAACAGTGACGCactttattcttttctgcacaaaagaaattaaagatggTAAAAAAGTGTCTGGCCTACAACTAAAGATGAATGCTCCGCTGAGATGAAACCAAGAACATAATCATACTGAAAAACCAGACGTGcacaaatgaaaacaacatgaaATGAGCCAAAACTGAAATAAGGTAGATGGTCCAATTAAGCTAACACAAAACCAGCAGCCAACTTTGATGAAATCTAATGTCAATGTCAACACTTTGGAAGGTTACTGCGTTTGTTTCATATAACCACAGGCTGcctaaaacaaattaaagaaggaaaaattattCTACAACTAAACAAGAAATCATTGAAATacatatattgaaaaaaacacgACGCACAACTGCACAAGTGAATACCAACAAGAAAGGCTACATGAAAGCAGTAACCCAAAATTGAGATCAGGTGAATTGGCCAATTGAGGTGCACaaaacttgttccaaatttgACCGCATCTTATTTGTTGTCAACACTTTGGAAGATCAGATGGTGGTGGAGGCAGCTTTTGATTGGGCTTCTCTCCATCTAAGACCACCCAAGCCATTTTAAGGCCCCAACTGGTGTGCACCTCCAGGTGACAATGCATGAACCACACACCTGCCATCATCACGCACAAGCAAATTACGTTAATCAATCAAACTAACAGGAAGAAACTTGATCAGGTTAAGtaaaattaacttgaaaattGTGAAGAACACAATTAAGCTGGGCCAGGCCCGGCTGGTTGTGTAGAAATTCATCCCTCACtcttaaaaaagagaaacaattaTTCATCTCACCTGGGTTGTCAGCCAAGAACCGGATCGCCACCCATCCTCCACTTGGCACTCCGATCGTATTCCGCTCCATTGGGTCCAGCAAATTGAAATTGAGGAGGTCCTTATTTGGGTCATAATTTCCAAAACCTTGTCCCAccacaaagaaattgaagccaTGAAGATGGAGGGGATGGCTCTCCGCCCCCAGAATGCTGGTGTCTTGCATCACCAACTGCACACTCGTGTTGTATTTCAGAACCACCACCTTGGTATCGTTGATCACTCGAGTATTGTTTGGTGGAGTGCCAGTGTAGTTGAAGGGAATAAGAGGTTGGCTAGGAAAGTCGGTAGAGTAAACCCCATTAGATTGACCAAAAAAGTGGGATTGAAGGAGTGCAGTAGTAGGAAGAACGAAGGAGACATTGTTCACGGAGGCAGAAAACCTTGTCCCGTTTGGGCCTTGGCACGTTTGGTTCTTAGGACAAGGAAGAGTCCCCAGTCCCACAGTGAAGAAGAAGTGTCTGTCGACTGTTTCAGGAACGTTTGCCGGAAACCTTCCACTTGCTAAGCTTCGAAACTTCCTACTAAAATTCATGGCAAAACTGCTGTCGTTTAAAGCAGGAAGGGTAGGCATGATGAGTGAGGTCTTGGGAGTAGGAGGAAAGTAATGGCGGCCTTGTTTGACTTTGTATTGCAGGAGGCCAACTGTTGTAGAGTTGTCAAATGTTCCTTGACCAGTAGCATACGGTCTTGCAGCCATAAGGAAGGTGCTGTTTGGGACAGGGGTGTAACATGTCTTGGCATGAAGGAGGACGTTGGTGGTTTGGCCTGGTGTTATGACCACAACCTCAGTTTTGAAGGGCTTTGTGTAGATGGCATCAGCTTCTACCACCGTAAGAGTGTGGTTGGCAATGCTAAAGAACAGCTCGTCATTGAGTGCAGCATTGATCAGGCGAAGCAGGTACGTCTTGCCGGGAGTGACGCTTAGCTTGAAAGTATCTGCATCAAAGTGAACAAAAAAAGTGCATTAAAATTTGATACTTCATAGGATACACATATTTTATagtatatatgtttttttgtatTCGTGTCCTTGACCACTTACTAAATCCACCGTTAAAGACGTCATGTTTCTTAAGATCTCAAAATTTGATCACCGGAAATGGAATTATATATATCGGCTGATTAACATTGTAATATACCTTTAGATGAGCAATTGTAAAGCATTCCTGGAAGGCCATTAATAGTGTAAGAATCAGACACATTAGGACCTCCACCAGTCCTTAAAGCCTGAGCTATCACCGCTTCTGGATCCGCATTAAACCATTCCCCTGcacatattttccaaaaaaggaTGGCCTGAGAACTTGTAACTCCAAATGCGAAACTGAATTCCTGCACTACCATTAATGATTCCATACTGTCAAATATATATGCCACATGAGGACGCTACGTCTAGAGTTTGCGTCCATGGGACAGAGTTATAGAACATAGACACCTCATGGAGCAGCAACAAATAACATATTTTTGCTTCATATGAAGTATTGACGAGCAGTGGTTGCATCTATCTCCGTGCCACATGCAACAAAAAGGCCATAAGAAGAAGATGGGAGACGTAATTGAGAAGCATTACCAAAGACAATGGGAACTTCTTTGTGGGGTTTAGGGAAAGGGTAGGACGTGTTATGCATGGGGAGGATGACCAATGGCCCATAAATGGTAGCCCTCATCCAAGAGTCATGGGCGTGATAGAAGAGTGTCCCTCTCTGTCCTGTGATTGTGAAGTTGTACACATAAGTTTGTCCCGTTTGAATTGGACACTGCGTTACGTAAGCAGGGCCGTCTGCCCATGCACTGTTGAGCTGCCGAACTCCGTGCCTGTACCCGAAACAAGAATCAAAGTGTAGAATTCAGGTGCTTATATAATAATTACAGTTCGTATTTCACATTTTATTACAGAATGAATGCAAAGGAATTTGGAGAATCAATTAGCTTAGGTAATTGGACGCAATTCTACTACCTTCATGTTATCCCAACAGATGCAAATTAAAGCGGATAATGCATTCTGGCCTTCTCTAACTTGACTGTCTTAAGTCGTGCTTAAATATGAGATGATCAtggaacacacacacacacacgcacacatatatatatatagttggccTGTTTGGAAGACAGCCTTGGTCACGTTTCATTGCATGTTAATTATATCAAGGAAACCAATCGCTCTACAATCTTCTGGAATACTTACCAGTGTATGGTGAC from Nymphaea colorata isolate Beijing-Zhang1983 chromosome 6, ASM883128v2, whole genome shotgun sequence includes these protein-coding regions:
- the LOC116256470 gene encoding thaumatin-like protein, which translates into the protein MSSLPLLSFCFLLLLCNSVLPSEGIELILVNNCKEDVWPGILGGAGYPSLENGGFHMASGQQTSVNVPQGWSGRIWGRQGCCFDWRGRGACETGDCSGLLQCKGVGGTPPATVLEMTFGTDKSPLHYYDVSLVDGFNLPVSMAPVGGGCGVAGCQADLNSCCPSTFAVKRGSRVVGCQSACLALKAPKYCCSGSYSTPQSCRPTLFSNLFKAICPHAYSYAFDDASSLFTCQAPRYLITFCPQAG
- the LOC116255445 gene encoding laccase-17-like isoform X1, which codes for MGIGPKATFMEYSLVWPVFVLCILSQIACAQASTGNTRYYLFRIQLKNITRLCQTKPVVTINGQFPGPKIVAREGDRLIVKVINHVSNNVTIHWHGVRQLNSAWADGPAYVTQCPIQTGQTYVYNFTITGQRGTLFYHAHDSWMRATIYGPLVILPMHNTSYPFPKPHKEVPIVFGEWFNADPEAVIAQALRTGGGPNVSDSYTINGLPGMLYNCSSKDTFKLSVTPGKTYLLRLINAALNDELFFSIANHTLTVVEADAIYTKPFKTEVVVITPGQTTNVLLHAKTCYTPVPNSTFLMAARPYATGQGTFDNSTTVGLLQYKVKQGRHYFPPTPKTSLIMPTLPALNDSSFAMNFSRKFRSLASGRFPANVPETVDRHFFFTVGLGTLPCPKNQTCQGPNGTRFSASVNNVSFVLPTTALLQSHFFGQSNGVYSTDFPSQPLIPFNYTGTPPNNTRVINDTKVVVLKYNTSVQLVMQDTSILGAESHPLHLHGFNFFVVGQGFGNYDPNKDLLNFNLLDPMERNTIGVPSGGWVAIRFLADNPGVWFMHCHLEVHTSWGLKMAWVVLDGEKPNQKLPPPPSDLPKC